Proteins co-encoded in one Kribbella qitaiheensis genomic window:
- the ppdK gene encoding pyruvate, phosphate dikinase gives MPKLVYDFAEGNKDMKELLGGKGANLAEMTNLGLPVPPGFTISADACKVFLKTGSVPAELADEIDHHVAELEQKMGKKLGQADDPLLVSVRSGAAVSMPGMMETVLNVGLNDDSVNGLAHHSGNPRFAWDAYRRLIQMFGKTVLGMEGDVFEDAIEAAKQAKGTKNDLDLDANDLKALVENFKAAVHEHTGREFPQEPRAQMDLAIEAVFGSWNSGRAILYRRQERIATDLGTGVNICSMVFGNLGMDSGTGVAFTRDPASGQPGVYGDYLQNAQGEDVVAGIRNTVPLADLETIDKTSYDELMAIMAKLEGHYRDLCDIEFTVERGKLWMLQTRVGKRTAGAAFRIATSLVDEGVIDIDEALRRVNGAQLAQLMFPRFDSEAGKELLTKAIGASPGAASGKVVFTSAAAVEAAGKGEKVILVRRETNPDDLHGMIAAQGVLTSRGGKTSHAAVVARGMGKTCVCGAEDLDVNVSAGKITVKGKTVEAGEVISIDGTTGEVFLGEVPVVPSPVVEYFEGKLAADSGDELVAAVHRLISHADDVRRLDVRTNADTGDDAARARRFGAQGIGLCRTEHMFLGERREAVERLILAEDATERDAALAVLEPLQRGDFVELLDAMDGLPVTIRLIDPPLHEFLPPLTELAVKVALAKERGEDPGRDATLLAAVERLHEQNPMLGLRGVRLGLVIPGLFAMQVRAIAAAAADLKKQGKDPRPEIMIPLVGAVQELQLARDEVEGVLRDIAEAEGVEWSTPIGTMIELPRAALTSDQIAEAAEFFSFGTNDLTQMTWGFSRDDVEGSFFSRYLEKGVFAVSPFESIDREGVGALVRMGAERGRSTRPDLKLGVCGEHGGDPDSIHFFHEVGLDYVSCSPFRIPVARLEAGRATLR, from the coding sequence GTGCCGAAACTCGTCTACGACTTCGCCGAAGGCAACAAGGACATGAAAGAACTTCTCGGTGGCAAGGGGGCCAACCTCGCCGAGATGACCAACCTGGGACTGCCCGTGCCGCCCGGTTTCACCATCTCCGCCGACGCCTGCAAGGTCTTCCTGAAGACCGGTTCGGTCCCGGCCGAGCTCGCCGACGAGATCGACCACCACGTCGCGGAACTCGAGCAGAAGATGGGCAAGAAGCTCGGCCAGGCCGACGACCCGCTGCTGGTCTCGGTCCGTTCCGGCGCCGCCGTGTCGATGCCCGGCATGATGGAGACGGTCCTGAACGTCGGCCTCAACGACGACTCCGTGAACGGCCTGGCGCACCACTCCGGCAACCCCCGGTTCGCCTGGGACGCCTACCGCCGGCTGATCCAGATGTTCGGCAAGACCGTGCTCGGGATGGAAGGCGACGTCTTCGAGGACGCGATCGAGGCGGCCAAGCAGGCGAAGGGCACCAAGAACGACCTGGACCTGGACGCGAACGACCTGAAGGCACTGGTCGAGAACTTCAAGGCCGCCGTCCACGAGCACACCGGCCGTGAGTTCCCGCAGGAGCCGCGCGCCCAGATGGACCTCGCGATCGAGGCCGTCTTCGGCTCCTGGAACTCCGGGCGCGCCATCCTGTACCGCCGCCAGGAGCGGATCGCCACCGACCTCGGCACGGGGGTGAACATCTGCTCGATGGTGTTCGGCAACCTCGGGATGGACTCCGGCACCGGCGTCGCGTTCACCCGCGACCCGGCCAGCGGCCAGCCCGGTGTGTACGGCGACTACCTGCAGAACGCGCAAGGCGAAGACGTCGTGGCGGGTATCCGCAACACGGTCCCGCTGGCCGATCTCGAGACGATCGACAAGACGTCGTACGACGAACTGATGGCGATCATGGCCAAGTTGGAGGGCCATTACCGCGACCTGTGCGACATCGAGTTCACCGTCGAACGCGGCAAGCTCTGGATGCTGCAGACCCGCGTCGGCAAGCGCACCGCGGGCGCCGCGTTCCGGATCGCCACCAGCCTGGTCGACGAAGGCGTGATCGACATCGACGAGGCGCTCCGCCGCGTCAATGGTGCCCAGCTCGCCCAGCTGATGTTCCCCCGGTTCGACTCCGAAGCCGGAAAAGAGCTGCTGACAAAGGCGATCGGTGCCTCACCGGGTGCCGCCTCCGGCAAGGTGGTGTTCACCTCCGCGGCCGCGGTCGAGGCAGCCGGCAAGGGCGAGAAGGTCATCCTCGTACGGCGTGAGACGAACCCGGACGACCTGCACGGCATGATCGCCGCCCAGGGTGTCCTGACCAGCCGCGGCGGCAAGACCTCGCACGCGGCGGTCGTTGCCCGAGGGATGGGAAAGACGTGTGTCTGTGGGGCCGAGGACCTCGACGTGAATGTTTCCGCCGGCAAGATCACGGTCAAGGGCAAGACGGTCGAGGCCGGCGAGGTGATCTCCATCGACGGCACCACCGGCGAGGTCTTCCTCGGTGAGGTCCCGGTCGTCCCGTCACCGGTCGTCGAGTACTTCGAGGGCAAGCTCGCGGCCGACTCCGGCGACGAGCTGGTCGCCGCCGTGCACAGGTTGATCAGCCACGCCGACGACGTACGGCGACTCGACGTACGGACCAACGCGGACACCGGTGACGATGCGGCCCGGGCGCGCCGATTCGGTGCTCAGGGCATCGGTCTCTGCCGGACCGAGCACATGTTCCTGGGGGAGCGGCGCGAAGCCGTCGAGCGGCTGATCCTGGCCGAGGACGCGACCGAGCGCGACGCGGCCCTCGCAGTACTGGAGCCCTTGCAGCGTGGGGATTTCGTCGAGCTGCTGGACGCGATGGACGGGCTGCCCGTGACGATCCGCCTGATCGACCCGCCGTTGCACGAGTTCCTGCCGCCGCTGACGGAGCTGGCCGTCAAGGTCGCGTTGGCGAAGGAGCGTGGTGAAGACCCGGGGCGGGACGCGACGTTGCTCGCGGCGGTCGAGCGGCTGCACGAGCAGAACCCGATGCTCGGTCTGCGCGGGGTCCGGCTCGGACTGGTGATCCCCGGGCTGTTCGCGATGCAGGTGCGCGCGATCGCTGCCGCCGCGGCCGATCTCAAGAAGCAGGGCAAGGACCCACGCCCGGAGATCATGATCCCGCTCGTCGGCGCGGTCCAGGAGTTGCAGCTCGCCCGCGACGAGGTGGAGGGCGTACTGCGCGACATCGCCGAGGCCGAAGGCGTCGAGTGGAGCACCCCGATCGGCACGATGATCGAGCTGCCGCGGGCGGCGCTGACCTCGGACCAGATCGCCGAGGCGGCCGAGTTCTTCTCCTTCGGTACCAATGACCTGACCCAGATGACGTGGGGCTTCAGCCGCGACGACGTCGAGGGCTCGTTCTTCTCCAGGTATCTGGAGAAGGGTGTCTTCGCGGTGTCGCCGTTCGAGTCGATCGACCGCGAGGGCGTCGGCGCGCTGGTCCGGATGGGGGCCGAACGTGGCCGCTCCACCCGCCCCGACCTGAAGCTGGGTGTCTGCGGCGAGCATGGTGGAGACCCCGACAGCATCCACTTCTTCCACGAGGTCGGCCTCGACTACGTGTCCTGCTCGCCGTTCCGCATCCCGGTCGCCCGCCTGGAAGCAGGCCGCGCCACCCTGCGCTGA
- the ligD gene encoding non-homologous end-joining DNA ligase, with protein sequence MAKEPDETRDGVPLTNLDQPLFDGADATKRDLVDYLDAVREQILPGLRDRPLSVIRVRPGQKPFMQKNVPKYTPEWVKTVPMWAEASKREVTYALCDDRKTLLWFANQRAVEYHPTLVRADRWDRVTSLVLDLDPPEGETFRAAVQAAFLVREALAELGLTGAVKTSGAKGVHVYVPIDDQATIEDAAAATRAIAARAARIDPAIATTAYVKEDREGKVFVDSTRAGGATVVAAYSPRIRPGATVSFPVGWDNLDQVTPADFTIRTTPGLLADTPSWTDQLPAPQTLPTDLIAEGHEIPIARVIAMHEGKRRAAAKRAAETDS encoded by the coding sequence TCGACCAGCCGCTGTTCGACGGCGCGGACGCGACCAAGCGCGACCTGGTCGACTATCTGGACGCGGTACGGGAGCAGATCCTGCCTGGGCTGCGGGACCGGCCGTTGTCGGTGATCAGGGTCCGGCCGGGGCAGAAGCCGTTTATGCAGAAGAACGTGCCGAAGTACACGCCGGAGTGGGTGAAGACGGTGCCGATGTGGGCCGAGGCTTCCAAGCGTGAGGTGACCTACGCGCTGTGCGACGATCGCAAGACGCTGCTGTGGTTCGCGAACCAGCGGGCGGTGGAGTATCACCCGACATTGGTCCGGGCCGATCGATGGGACCGGGTCACTTCGTTGGTACTGGATCTTGATCCGCCCGAAGGCGAGACCTTCCGTGCGGCTGTGCAGGCGGCGTTCCTGGTCCGGGAGGCGCTGGCCGAGCTGGGGCTGACCGGCGCGGTCAAGACCAGCGGCGCCAAGGGTGTCCACGTCTATGTGCCGATCGACGACCAGGCGACGATCGAGGATGCGGCCGCGGCGACTCGGGCGATCGCTGCCCGGGCGGCGCGGATCGATCCGGCCATCGCGACGACGGCCTATGTGAAGGAAGACCGCGAGGGCAAGGTCTTCGTCGACTCGACCCGCGCCGGTGGAGCGACCGTCGTCGCGGCGTACAGTCCACGGATCCGCCCTGGCGCCACGGTGTCCTTCCCGGTCGGCTGGGACAACCTCGACCAGGTCACCCCGGCCGACTTCACCATCCGTACTACGCCGGGCCTGCTCGCTGACACACCTTCGTGGACAGACCAGCTTCCGGCGCCGCAGACCCTCCCCACGGACCTGATCGCAGAGGGCCACGAGATCCCCATCGCCAGGGTCATCGCCATGCACGAAGGCAAACGCCGCGCGGCTGCCAAGCGAGCTGCCGAGACGGACTCCTGA
- a CDS encoding vWA domain-containing protein: MTSALPEGWSYGPWHEGPDPLAAPVDLRDALDEIGRDVMAGSSPRSALEEMLRRGTRNTQGLDDLTRRLWERRREIEQRHNLDGTLRDVQRLLDEALAAELHDLFPNPSDDARFKELQLDALPSGTAAAVRELANYEWESSEARQKYEQIRELLGKELLGSRFEGMKEALENTTPEDIERINEMLADLNSLLAAHAQGQPQIDQLFAEFMAKHGEYFPENPRNVDELIDVLAARAAAAQRMLNSMTAEQRAELAQLSQQAFGNPQLAQQLANLDAQLQALRPGEDWTGSEQLSGDDPLGLADGARAMSDLAELDALAEQLAQSYPGARLEDIDLDALTRQLGDEATVDARRLSELERQLRDQGLLERAPDGSLQLSPKALRQLGQTALSDVLRTARGQSGERDAAAAGAAGELAGSTRPWQFGDTQSWDVSRTVRNAVLRTAGGGRGGSVKLDVADVEIAETEHRARAAVALLVDTSWSMVQEGRWLPMKRTALALHQLISTRYRNDALQLITFGRYAGVVELPQLIGMEGTWEQGTNAHHALLLAGRHLRRHPDAQPVVLMVTDGEPTAHLEPDGTAEFDYPPRPATLRKTVAEVDRLAKLGASLTVFRLGDDPRLNAFVDLLARRSGGRVLAPDADGLGAAVVGDYLRTRRRL, translated from the coding sequence ATGACGTCGGCACTACCGGAAGGCTGGTCGTACGGACCCTGGCACGAAGGGCCGGATCCGCTGGCCGCGCCGGTGGATCTCCGCGACGCCCTGGACGAGATCGGCCGGGACGTGATGGCCGGCTCGTCGCCGCGGTCCGCGCTGGAGGAGATGCTCCGGCGCGGTACCCGCAACACCCAGGGTCTCGACGACCTGACCCGCAGACTGTGGGAACGCCGCCGCGAGATCGAGCAACGGCACAACCTCGACGGCACGCTGCGCGATGTGCAGCGGTTGCTGGACGAGGCGCTTGCGGCTGAGCTACACGATCTGTTCCCGAACCCGTCCGACGATGCCCGGTTCAAGGAGCTGCAGCTCGATGCGCTCCCATCCGGTACGGCGGCCGCCGTACGGGAGCTGGCGAACTACGAATGGGAGTCGTCGGAGGCTCGGCAGAAGTACGAGCAGATCCGTGAGTTGCTCGGCAAGGAGTTGCTCGGGTCGCGGTTCGAGGGCATGAAGGAGGCGCTGGAGAACACGACGCCGGAGGACATCGAGCGGATCAACGAGATGCTCGCCGACCTCAATTCGCTGCTCGCGGCGCATGCGCAAGGGCAGCCGCAGATCGATCAGTTGTTCGCCGAGTTCATGGCCAAGCACGGCGAGTACTTCCCGGAGAACCCACGTAACGTCGACGAGCTGATCGACGTACTGGCAGCCCGTGCCGCCGCGGCGCAACGGATGCTCAACTCGATGACTGCCGAGCAGCGGGCCGAGCTGGCTCAGCTTTCGCAGCAGGCGTTCGGCAATCCGCAACTCGCCCAGCAGTTGGCGAATCTCGATGCGCAGTTGCAGGCGTTGCGCCCTGGCGAGGACTGGACCGGGTCCGAACAGCTGAGCGGCGACGACCCGCTCGGGCTGGCCGATGGCGCTCGGGCGATGTCTGATCTGGCCGAGCTGGATGCGTTGGCCGAGCAGCTGGCCCAGTCGTATCCGGGTGCCCGGCTGGAGGACATCGATCTCGACGCGTTGACTCGCCAGCTCGGCGATGAGGCGACGGTCGACGCTCGGCGGTTGTCCGAGCTGGAGCGGCAGTTGCGTGACCAGGGATTGCTGGAACGCGCTCCCGACGGCTCGCTGCAGTTGTCACCGAAGGCGCTACGGCAGCTGGGTCAGACGGCGTTGTCCGACGTACTGCGTACTGCGCGCGGCCAGTCGGGTGAGCGAGACGCGGCCGCGGCCGGAGCAGCCGGCGAACTGGCCGGGTCGACCCGGCCTTGGCAGTTCGGCGATACCCAGTCGTGGGACGTGTCCCGCACGGTTCGCAACGCCGTACTCCGTACTGCGGGTGGCGGCCGAGGTGGTTCGGTCAAGCTGGACGTGGCCGATGTGGAGATCGCCGAGACCGAGCACCGGGCGCGAGCCGCTGTCGCGCTGCTGGTGGACACCTCGTGGTCGATGGTGCAGGAGGGCCGCTGGCTGCCGATGAAGCGGACCGCGCTCGCGTTGCACCAGCTGATCTCGACCCGCTATCGCAACGACGCACTTCAGCTGATCACCTTCGGCCGGTACGCCGGGGTGGTGGAGTTGCCGCAGCTCATCGGGATGGAAGGCACCTGGGAGCAGGGCACGAACGCGCACCACGCGCTCCTCCTCGCCGGCCGCCATCTCCGCCGCCACCCGGACGCCCAACCGGTCGTCCTGATGGTCACCGACGGAGAACCAACCGCCCACCTCGAACCCGACGGCACCGCCGAGTTCGACTACCCACCCCGCCCGGCAACCTTGCGCAAAACTGTCGCCGAGGTAGACCGCCTGGCCAAACTAGGCGCCTCCCTCACAGTCTTCCGCCTAGGCGACGACCCCCGCCTCAACGCCTTCGTAGACCTCTTGGCGAGGCGATCCGGCGGCAGGGTGCTGGCCCCTGACGCCGACGGCCTCGGCGCCGCCGTAGTAGGCGACTACCTACGCACCCGTCGAAGGCTCTAG
- a CDS encoding serine/threonine protein kinase yields the protein MIVEVPGYRLAEPLGAGATGVVYAANRLADGRSVAVKVVHPELVDPQYRDRLRREARLAAAVDHPGVVRVHAVGGDGDRAWLAMDRLSGPDLQRLLDDGGALPASRAVALLSEVAAAVDAMHKAGVIHRDLKPANIILDGDRPTVADFGVARQLVSLESSTGMDLSGGADWLRSGEASGPSLGAMAGTVAYMAPEQWRGEAVSAATDVYALGGTLFSLLTGRRPFDRRTLPELAYAVAMLPPPAPSAYGVPAGFDDVVRAAMAKEPGDRYPTAAAFADALRAAAVGEPSAVLEKTKGVSAGGGPQLVVKSGQWTRRRIGTLVAIVAPVLVIGGVGATVLAQGDAQSPDLTVCAQDATVRDAPRSRTVIATVHHGDRLTPIAPRDGAAWVHVRLPDGRTGWSLTDYVRHQC from the coding sequence GTGATCGTCGAAGTACCTGGCTACCGCCTGGCGGAGCCGTTGGGTGCGGGCGCGACAGGGGTGGTGTACGCGGCGAACCGGCTGGCCGACGGGCGGTCCGTCGCGGTCAAGGTGGTGCATCCCGAGCTGGTCGACCCGCAGTACCGTGACCGGCTGCGCCGGGAGGCTCGACTGGCCGCGGCCGTCGACCATCCTGGGGTGGTCCGGGTGCACGCCGTCGGCGGCGACGGCGACCGGGCCTGGCTGGCGATGGATCGGCTGAGTGGTCCTGACCTGCAGCGGTTGCTCGACGACGGTGGTGCGTTGCCGGCTTCTCGTGCGGTGGCGCTGCTTTCGGAGGTGGCCGCCGCGGTGGATGCGATGCACAAGGCCGGGGTGATTCATCGCGATCTGAAGCCGGCCAACATCATCCTTGATGGCGATCGGCCGACGGTGGCCGATTTCGGCGTCGCGCGGCAGCTGGTGAGTCTGGAATCGAGCACTGGGATGGACCTCAGTGGCGGTGCTGACTGGCTCCGGAGTGGAGAGGCGTCCGGCCCGTCGCTCGGGGCGATGGCCGGCACGGTCGCGTACATGGCTCCCGAGCAGTGGCGCGGCGAAGCGGTGTCGGCGGCAACTGATGTGTACGCGTTGGGCGGCACGTTGTTCAGTTTGCTGACCGGTCGGCGACCATTCGATCGGCGGACGTTGCCCGAGCTCGCGTACGCCGTCGCGATGCTCCCGCCGCCGGCGCCGAGCGCGTACGGCGTACCGGCTGGGTTTGATGACGTCGTCCGTGCGGCGATGGCCAAGGAGCCGGGGGATCGCTATCCGACGGCCGCCGCCTTCGCTGATGCTCTCCGCGCCGCTGCTGTTGGCGAACCTTCCGCCGTACTCGAGAAGACCAAGGGCGTTTCGGCTGGTGGCGGGCCTCAGTTGGTTGTGAAGTCGGGTCAGTGGACGCGGCGGCGGATCGGGACGCTGGTCGCGATCGTGGCGCCGGTGCTCGTCATCGGGGGAGTCGGTGCGACCGTGCTCGCCCAGGGGGACGCGCAGTCGCCGGACCTGACCGTCTGCGCGCAGGACGCGACCGTCCGGGACGCACCCCGCAGCCGAACGGTGATCGCGACGGTCCATCACGGCGATCGATTGACTCCGATCGCGCCCCGCGATGGGGCCGCCTGGGTCCACGTCCGGCTGCCCGACGGCCGCACCGGCTGGTCTCTTACCGACTATGTCCGGCACCAGTGCTGA
- a CDS encoding serine hydrolase domain-containing protein — MTSAPSSTSSRRTSRHSAEVGDIPDRASAPLPDPLVAEGRLSLDDQVTKLLPEASIDEWITVRHLLTHTSGIDGDIFTDTGRGDDCVSKYVALLGDVDHLFAPGEAYSYCNAGFVLLGRLIEVLDERSWDESLHARLIMPLGLRETVTLPEEAILRRAAVGHLADGTTVSTWQLPRSLTFPFHLGFTPLVLGFAPSSWGSPPCLGVRPLVLGFAPLSWGSPPCLGVHPLVLGFTHCCANGGTPRRGGKHTEHPRRAPSGGLRPVD; from the coding sequence ATGACATCCGCGCCATCCTCGACGAGCTCACGAAGAACAAGTAGGCACTCTGCCGAAGTCGGCGACATCCCCGATCGGGCCTCGGCGCCGCTGCCCGATCCTTTGGTCGCCGAAGGCCGGCTGTCGCTCGACGACCAGGTCACGAAACTGTTGCCTGAGGCATCGATCGATGAGTGGATCACCGTCCGGCACCTGCTCACCCATACCAGCGGCATCGACGGCGACATCTTCACCGACACCGGTCGCGGCGACGACTGCGTCTCGAAGTACGTCGCGCTGCTCGGCGACGTGGATCACCTGTTCGCGCCGGGGGAGGCGTACTCGTACTGCAACGCCGGATTCGTCCTGCTCGGCCGGCTCATCGAAGTACTGGATGAGCGGAGTTGGGACGAGTCCCTGCACGCTCGCCTGATCATGCCGCTCGGGCTTCGCGAGACCGTGACTCTGCCGGAAGAGGCGATCCTGCGCCGCGCCGCCGTCGGTCACCTCGCCGACGGAACCACGGTCAGCACCTGGCAACTCCCGCGCAGCCTCACCTTCCCCTTTCACCTTGGGTTCACCCCCCTCGTCTTGGGGTTCGCCCCCTCGTCTTGGGGTTCGCCCCCTTGTCTTGGGGTTCGCCCCCTTGTCTTGGGGTTCGCCCCCTTGTCTTGGGGTTCGCCCCCTTGTCTTGGGGTTCACCCCCTCGTCTTGGGGTTCACCCACTGTTGTGCCAATGGGGGAACCCCAAGACGAGGGGGGAAGCACACCGAACACCCCCGGAGGGCGCCGTCTGGGGGGCTCCGGCCAGTCGACTAA
- a CDS encoding ATP-binding protein — MTSAPVELPRNVGELRAAGYVPRSIKAEIRDNLLTELRAGRDPWPGIVGFSRTVIPQLERALLAGHDVVLLGERGQGKTRLLRTLVGLLDEWTPVIEGAELPEHPLDPITPASKRRAAELGDELPVAWLHRSLRYAEKLATPDTSVGDLIGDVDPVKVAEGRSLGDPETIHFGLVPRAHRGIVAINELPDLAERIQVALLNVMEERDIQVRGYTLRLPLDVLLVATANPEDYTNRGRIITPLKDRFGAEVRTHYPLDIDAEVEVVRQESHLTAEVGEPLLEVLARFVRHLRESNAIDQRSGVSARFAVAAAETVAAAALRRSAITGEEPAVARPVDLEAVPAVLRGKLEFEPGEEGRETELLEYLLRRSVADTARERFAGLDLTPLANAVADGHLVTTGERIPGRDVLAALPELPVLHDVAARAGVEPNDSPGRIAAAVELALEALYLSKRLAKDADDDTTVYGV; from the coding sequence GTGACTAGTGCACCTGTTGAGCTTCCCCGGAACGTTGGCGAGCTTCGGGCCGCCGGATACGTTCCCCGTTCGATCAAGGCTGAGATCCGCGACAATCTGCTGACCGAGTTGCGCGCTGGGCGTGACCCTTGGCCGGGGATCGTCGGGTTCTCCCGGACTGTTATCCCTCAGTTGGAGCGTGCCCTGCTGGCCGGGCACGACGTAGTACTGCTCGGTGAGCGCGGCCAGGGCAAGACCCGCCTGCTCCGCACGCTGGTCGGGCTGCTGGACGAATGGACGCCCGTGATCGAGGGAGCGGAGCTGCCCGAGCATCCGCTCGATCCGATCACCCCGGCGTCGAAGCGAAGGGCGGCTGAACTCGGTGACGAGCTGCCTGTCGCGTGGTTGCACCGCAGCCTCCGGTACGCCGAGAAGCTGGCCACGCCGGACACCTCGGTCGGCGACCTGATCGGCGACGTCGACCCCGTGAAGGTCGCCGAGGGCCGCAGCCTGGGCGACCCCGAGACGATTCACTTCGGCCTGGTCCCGCGGGCGCACCGCGGGATCGTCGCCATCAACGAGCTGCCCGACCTGGCCGAGCGGATCCAGGTCGCGTTGCTGAACGTGATGGAGGAGCGCGACATCCAGGTCCGCGGGTACACGCTGCGGCTCCCGCTCGACGTGTTGCTGGTGGCAACGGCCAACCCGGAGGACTACACCAACCGCGGCCGCATCATCACCCCGCTGAAGGACCGCTTCGGCGCGGAGGTGCGGACCCACTACCCGCTCGACATCGACGCCGAGGTCGAGGTCGTACGGCAGGAGAGCCACCTGACCGCGGAGGTCGGGGAGCCGCTGCTGGAGGTGCTCGCACGGTTCGTACGGCATCTGCGTGAGTCGAACGCGATCGACCAGCGCTCGGGTGTGTCAGCCCGGTTCGCGGTCGCCGCGGCCGAAACGGTTGCTGCTGCCGCACTCAGGAGAAGCGCGATCACCGGCGAAGAGCCAGCCGTCGCGCGACCTGTCGACCTTGAGGCCGTTCCGGCCGTACTGCGGGGCAAGCTGGAGTTCGAGCCTGGTGAGGAAGGACGCGAGACCGAGCTGCTCGAGTACCTGCTGCGCAGATCCGTCGCCGACACCGCGCGCGAACGCTTCGCCGGACTCGATCTCACCCCGCTCGCGAATGCGGTTGCCGACGGCCACCTTGTGACCACCGGTGAGCGGATCCCCGGACGCGACGTACTGGCTGCTCTGCCTGAGCTTCCGGTGCTGCACGATGTCGCAGCCAGGGCCGGTGTGGAGCCGAACGATTCGCCAGGCCGGATCGCGGCCGCGGTCGAGCTCGCCCTGGAGGCGCTCTACCTGTCCAAGCGATTGGCCAAGGACGCCGACGACGACACGACCGTCTACGGGGTCTGA
- a CDS encoding Clp protease N-terminal domain-containing protein: protein MTPGPGLQQLIDTIRQDAGTDDVLVQLATASSTINDLTSTSDAALGYFVDRARGAGKSWVEISGVLGVSKQAAHKRFADSWAAAPNFDRFTNRCRAVLEAAGVAAQRLNHSFIGTEHLLLGMFTEPVSIAARVLLAHDITEEAVAAAIEPLSPAREPEAAGETGAAVDDGSPFTRRAAHVLSDAVAEALTLGHNYVGTEHLLLAFYRGQATIATKVLLELGLDESTAWNDIRAILDELTKNK, encoded by the coding sequence ATGACACCTGGACCCGGTCTGCAGCAACTCATCGACACGATCCGCCAAGACGCCGGTACCGACGACGTCCTCGTTCAGCTCGCCACCGCATCGAGCACGATCAACGACCTGACCAGTACCAGCGACGCCGCCCTCGGGTACTTCGTCGACCGCGCTCGGGGCGCCGGCAAGTCGTGGGTCGAGATCAGCGGCGTGCTCGGCGTCAGCAAGCAGGCCGCGCACAAACGCTTCGCCGACTCGTGGGCCGCCGCGCCGAACTTCGACCGCTTCACCAACCGATGCCGGGCGGTCCTCGAAGCGGCCGGAGTGGCCGCCCAGCGCCTCAACCACTCCTTCATCGGCACCGAGCACCTGCTCCTCGGGATGTTCACCGAACCGGTGTCGATCGCGGCCCGCGTCCTTCTCGCGCACGACATCACCGAGGAGGCGGTCGCGGCCGCGATCGAGCCGCTCAGCCCCGCGCGGGAGCCGGAGGCTGCTGGGGAGACGGGTGCTGCGGTGGACGACGGTTCACCGTTCACCCGGCGCGCCGCGCACGTTCTCTCGGATGCGGTCGCCGAGGCGCTGACATTGGGCCACAACTATGTCGGCACCGAGCACCTGCTGCTCGCCTTCTACCGAGGCCAGGCCACGATCGCGACCAAGGTGCTGCTGGAACTCGGCCTGGACGAGTCAACGGCCTGGAATGACATCCGCGCCATCCTCGACGAGCTCACGAAGAACAAGTAG
- a CDS encoding alpha/beta hydrolase fold domain-containing protein, with amino-acid sequence MAGLPDALVITGEADVLRDEGEAYAAKLRAAGVEVTAVRIGGVIHDFVMVDALRVTHGAETAINLAISTLKKALQ; translated from the coding sequence CTGGCCGGTCTCCCCGACGCGCTGGTGATCACCGGCGAAGCCGACGTACTGCGTGACGAGGGCGAGGCATACGCCGCGAAGCTCCGCGCTGCCGGTGTCGAGGTCACCGCGGTACGGATCGGCGGAGTGATCCACGACTTCGTGATGGTGGACGCGCTCCGCGTCACGCACGGCGCCGAGACCGCGATCAACCTCGCGATCAGCACGCTGAAGAAGGCGCTTCAGTAG
- the mug gene encoding G/U mismatch-specific DNA glycosylase encodes MQELADLIAPGLKVLFCGINPGLVSAETGHHFARPGNRFWPALHQAGFTPRQFRPDEQAELLTLGLGITNVVDRPSAKADELSKAEFAAGGENLVKKVLTFQPDWLAVVGVTAYRDAFGERKAAMGRQERTIGRTQVWILPNPSGLNAHYTLPKLAAAYAELHVAAY; translated from the coding sequence ATGCAAGAGCTGGCTGACCTGATCGCGCCCGGGCTGAAGGTTTTGTTCTGTGGGATCAATCCGGGGCTGGTGTCGGCGGAGACCGGGCATCACTTCGCGCGGCCCGGGAATCGGTTCTGGCCTGCGCTGCATCAAGCGGGCTTCACCCCGCGACAGTTCCGGCCGGACGAGCAAGCCGAGCTGCTCACCCTCGGCCTCGGCATCACCAATGTGGTGGATCGGCCTTCTGCGAAGGCGGACGAGCTGAGCAAGGCGGAGTTCGCCGCGGGTGGCGAGAACCTGGTGAAGAAGGTTCTCACCTTCCAGCCGGACTGGCTCGCGGTCGTCGGCGTCACGGCGTACCGGGACGCGTTCGGCGAGCGGAAGGCCGCGATGGGCCGGCAGGAACGGACAATCGGCAGGACCCAAGTCTGGATCCTGCCGAACCCGAGCGGGCTGAACGCCCACTACACGCTCCCGAAACTCGCGGCCGCGTACGCGGAACTGCACGTCGCTGCCTACTGA